A portion of the Musa acuminata AAA Group cultivar baxijiao chromosome BXJ1-1, Cavendish_Baxijiao_AAA, whole genome shotgun sequence genome contains these proteins:
- the LOC135582671 gene encoding uncharacterized protein LOC135582671 isoform X2 translates to MASRMQDHDGASPAKIFIGGLPKDTTLETFVKHFDKYGEIVDSVIMKDRNTNKPRGFGFITYKDAAVVDQVIKDTHVFNGKMVEIKRTIPKGVAPLKDFKTRKIFVGGIPITLTEDEFKNFFSEFGRVEDHEIIRDHTTNRSRGFGFVVFEKEKDVDDLLAKKGNMIDLAGTKVEIKKAEPKKSANAPPSAFGGESRARHYGDSFGGFGGSYGGFGGGYGPSSYRAPRGFGPRPGGYGGYGSVSGEYGGYAGGLGEYHAESSLGYSSRFGSYGGGFGGGYGGGGVRGPGRETGGYGGSSYGGGYDSSPGGYGLYGSRGGGYGGGADRYHPYGR, encoded by the exons ATGGCCTCCAGAATGCAGGATCACGATGGTGCGAGTCCCGC AAAGATCTTTATCGGAGGGCTTCCGAAGGATACGACACTTG AAACATTTGTTAAACACTTTGATAAGTATGGAGAGATAGTAGATTCAGTGATAATGAAAGATCGAAACACAAACAAGCCAAGAGGCTTTGGATTCATCACCTACAAAGATGCTGCAGTTGTTGACCAAGTCATCAAGGACACACATGTTTTTAATGGAAAAATG GTGGAAATTAAAAGAACTATTCCAAAAGGTGTCGCTCCTTTGAAGGATTTTAAGACAAGAAAGATATTTGTTGGTGGAATACCAATAACGCTTACTGAAG ATGAATTCAAGAACTTCTTTTCTGAGTTTGGAAGGGTGGAAGATCATGAAATTATACGTGACCATACAACCAACAGATCTCGTGGATTTGGTTTTGTAGtctttgagaaagaaaaagatgtaGATGATTTATTAGCCAAAAAGGGAAATATGATTGATCTAGCTGGTACTAAG GTGGAAATCAAGAAGGCTGAACCAAAGAAATCTGCGAATGCACCACCTTCTGCCTTTGGTGGTGAATCTAGGGCTCGTCACTATGGGGATAGTTTTGGTGGATTTGGTGGCTCGTATGGTGGCTTTGGTGGTGGTTATGGCCCTTCATCTTACAGGGCACCAAGAGGTTTTGGTCCTAGACCCGGGGGTTATGGTGGTTATGGGAGTGTCTCTGGTGAATATGGTGGTTATGCTGGGGGCTTAGGGGAGTACCATGCAGAATCTTCACTTGGCTATTCTAGTCGTTTTGGTTCATATGGGGGAGGGTTTGGTGGTGGCTATGGAGGTGGTGGTGTACGTGGGCCTGGGCGTGAAACTGGGGGTTACGGTGGTTCTAGCTATGGAGGTGGTTATGATTCTTCTCCAGGTGGTTATGGACTCTATGGTAGCAGAGGAGGTGGCTATGGCGGTGGTGCTGATCGATACCACCCATATGGAAGATAG
- the LOC135582671 gene encoding glycine-rich RNA-binding protein GRP1A-like isoform X3, producing the protein MVRVPQRSLSEGFRRIRHLVEIKRTIPKGVAPLKDFKTRKIFVGGIPITLTEDEFKNFFSEFGRVEDHEIIRDHTTNRSRGFGFVVFEKEKDVDDLLAKKGNMIDLAGTKVEIKKAEPKKSANAPPSAFGGESRARHYGDSFGGFGGSYGGFGGGYGPSSYRAPRGFGPRPGGYGGYGSVSGEYGGYAGGLGEYHAESSLGYSSRFGSYGGGFGGGYGGGGVRGPGRETGGYGGSSYGGGYDSSPGGYGLYGSRGGGYGGGADRYHPYGR; encoded by the exons ATGGTGCGAGTCCCGC AAAGATCTTTATCGGAGGGCTTCCGAAGGATACGACACTTG GTGGAAATTAAAAGAACTATTCCAAAAGGTGTCGCTCCTTTGAAGGATTTTAAGACAAGAAAGATATTTGTTGGTGGAATACCAATAACGCTTACTGAAG ATGAATTCAAGAACTTCTTTTCTGAGTTTGGAAGGGTGGAAGATCATGAAATTATACGTGACCATACAACCAACAGATCTCGTGGATTTGGTTTTGTAGtctttgagaaagaaaaagatgtaGATGATTTATTAGCCAAAAAGGGAAATATGATTGATCTAGCTGGTACTAAG GTGGAAATCAAGAAGGCTGAACCAAAGAAATCTGCGAATGCACCACCTTCTGCCTTTGGTGGTGAATCTAGGGCTCGTCACTATGGGGATAGTTTTGGTGGATTTGGTGGCTCGTATGGTGGCTTTGGTGGTGGTTATGGCCCTTCATCTTACAGGGCACCAAGAGGTTTTGGTCCTAGACCCGGGGGTTATGGTGGTTATGGGAGTGTCTCTGGTGAATATGGTGGTTATGCTGGGGGCTTAGGGGAGTACCATGCAGAATCTTCACTTGGCTATTCTAGTCGTTTTGGTTCATATGGGGGAGGGTTTGGTGGTGGCTATGGAGGTGGTGGTGTACGTGGGCCTGGGCGTGAAACTGGGGGTTACGGTGGTTCTAGCTATGGAGGTGGTTATGATTCTTCTCCAGGTGGTTATGGACTCTATGGTAGCAGAGGAGGTGGCTATGGCGGTGGTGCTGATCGATACCACCCATATGGAAGATAG